One Cucumis sativus cultivar 9930 chromosome 1, Cucumber_9930_V3, whole genome shotgun sequence DNA segment encodes these proteins:
- the LOC116403995 gene encoding protein argonaute 5, with protein sequence MSRRGGGGSGGGGGRGSGGRGGQPSPAISRGGRGGRGGRGGGGRDGGRVGYPATQQFHSPTHQPTPIVSPPPRPTPVASAPPPQTSTGASSASSSGTATLLQPEVSQIEAQVEKVTLTPQNVPPSSSKDLTVAKRPGYGTAGRKVVVRANHFLVQVADKDLHHYDVSITPEVTSKKVCRDIVNQLANTYRESHLGGRYLAYDGGKSVYAAGQLPFSSKEFMIKLVRKDGAGSSQPTRKEREFKVSIKFASKPDLHHLQQFIHRQQRDAPQETIQVLDVVLRTKPSVDYTVVGRSFFSHELGQPGELGNGVEYWRGYYQSLRPVQMGLSLNIDVSARSFYEPISVTEYVVKHFNLRNLSKPMSDQDCRKIKKVLRGVKVGLTCREHARTYKITGISSEPVNRLMFTLDDQKTRISVAQYFHEKYGVALKYPFLPAIQAGNDAKPVYLPMEVCKIVAGQRYTKKLNERQVTEMLRATCQRPPNREDSIGKMIGKIDHSKDDIVNDFGINVVSSRLCDVGARVLPSPMLKYHDTGKESRVDPRMGQWNMINKKMINGGRVDYWGCVNFSSRLDPGLPSEFCHQLVSMCNSKGMVFNPTPLFPVRNAHANQIDGALGDIHSQSLKSLGPQGKSLQLLIIILPDISGSYGKIKRICETELGIVSQCCQPRQAQKLNKQYFENVALKINVKVGGRNNVLNDAIQRKIPLVSDRPTIIFGADVTHPQPGEDSSPSIAAVVASMDWPEVTKYRGIVSAQGHRDEIIQDLYREDKDPQKGLVRAGMIRELFIAFRRSTNLKPHRIIFYRDGVSEGQFSQVLFYEVDAIRKACASLEEGYQPPITFVVVQKRHHTRLFPISGADTDRSGNILPGTVVDTNICHPTEFDFYLNSHAGIQGTSRPTHYHVLYDENKFTADAMQMLTNNLCYTYARCTRSVSIVPPAYYAHLAAFRARYYIEGDSSDSGSTSSGGGNVDIQRLPSIKENVKDVMFYC encoded by the exons ATGTCTCGCCGAGGCGGGGGCGGTAGTGGCGGCGGTGGTGGTCGTGGTTCGGGTGGTCGTGGTGGACAGCCCTCTCCGGCTATATCTCGCGGTGGAAGAGGTGGACGAGGCGGACGAGGGGGTGGAGGGAGAGATGGAGGCAGGGTAGGTTATCCAGCCACTCAGCAATTCCATTCTCCGACTCATCAGCCTACTCCGATTGTTTCTCCTCCTCCTCGGCCTACTCCGGTTGCTTCCGCTCCTCCTCCCCAGACGTCAACGGGAGCATCTTCTGCTTCCTCATCGGGAACTGCTACGCTCTTACAGCCTGAGGTTTCTCAGATCGAAGCACAAGTGGAGAAGGTGACACTGACGCCGCAGAACGTTCCGCCGTCTTCATCGAAAGACTTGACTGTGGCGAAGAGGCCGGGATATGGAACCGCTGGTCGAAAAGTTGTTGTTCGTGCCAATCATTTCCTGGTTCAAGTTGCAGACAAAGATCTCCACCATTACGAT GTTTCAATCACACCTGAGGTTACATCCAAAAAGGTCTGCCGAGATATAGTAAACCAGCTTGCAAATACGTATAGAGAATCTCATTTAGGTGGAAGATATCTAGCATATGATGGAGGAAAAAGTGTTTATGCTGCTGGTCAACTTCCATTTTCGTCCAAAGAGTTCATGATTAAATTAGTCCGTAAAGATGGTGCTGGGTCTTCTCAACCAACAAG GAAAGAACGAGAGTTCAAAGTATCTATCAAATTTGCCTCCAAACCAGACCTCCATCATCTACAACAGTTTATACATAGACAGCAGCGAGATGCACCACAGGAGACTATACAAGTTCTTGATGTTGTTTTGAGAACAAAACCATCTGTCGA TTACACAGTTGTTGGAAGGTCATTTTTCTCGCATGAACTGGGGCAGCCAGGTGAACTTGGTAATGGTGTTGAGTATTGGAGGGGATATTACCAAAGTCTACGACCTGTACAAATGGGTTTATCTTTAAATATAG ATGTGTCAGCTAGATCATTTTATGAACCAATCAGTGTGACAGAATATGTTGTTAAACACTTCAACCTAAGGAATCTCTCAAAGCCAATGTCTGATCAGGATTGTCGCAAG ATCAAAAAGGTACTTAGAGGAGTGAAGGTTGGATTAACGTGTAGGGAGCATGCCAGGACCTACAAGATTACTGGGATATCATCAGAGCCTGTTAATAGATTAAT GTTTACTCTGGATGATCAGAAAACCCGAATCTCTGTTGCACAGTACTTTCATGAAAAATATGGCGTGGCACTCAAATATCCATTTCTACCAGCTATACAAGCTGGTAATGATGCCAAGCCGGTTTATTTGCCTATGGAG GTTTGTAAGATTGTTGCTGGGCAGAGATATaccaaaaaattgaatgaacgCCAAGTAACTGAGATGCTAAGAGCGACTTGTCAGAGACCTCCGAACAGGGAAGATAGTATAGGGAAG ATGATTGGTAAGATTGATCATTCTAAAGATGACATTGTCAATGATTTTGGCATTAATGTTGTATCATCAAGGTTATGTGATGTGGGTGCTCGTGTTTTACCGTCCCCGATG CTAAAATATCATGATACTGGCAAAGAATCACGAGTTGATCCAAGGATGGGTCAGTGGAATATGATTAACAAG AAAATGATCAATGGTGGTAGAGTTGATTATTGGGGCTGTGTGAACTTCTCTTCACGGTTGGATCCAGGCTTGCCATCTGAATTTTGCCATCAGTTGGTTAGCATGTGCAATAGCAAAGGAATG GTTTTCAACCCTACACCGCTGTTTCCTGTACGTAATGCACATGCAAACCAAATAGATGGTGCACTTGGAGACATTCATAGCCAGTCTTTAAAAAGTTTGGGACCCCAGGGCAAATCTCTTCAGTTGctcataattattttacctGATATTTCTGGTTCCTATG GGAAGATCAAAAGGATATGTGAGACTGAGCTTGGAATTGTTTCACAATGTTGCCAACCTAGGCAAGCACAAAAGCTGAACAAGCAGTACTTTGAAAATGTGGCCCTTAAAATTAACGTTAAG GTTGGGGGAAGAAACAATGTCCTAAATGATGCTATTCAGCGGAAAATTCCACTTGTTTCAGATCGGCCTACAATAATCTTTGGAGCAGATGTAACACACCCACAACCTGGAGAGGACTCCAGTCCTTCAATAGCAGCT GTTGTTGCCTCAATGGACTGGCCCGAGGTAACGAAGTATAGAGGGATTGTTTCAGCTCAGGGCCACCGTGATGAAATTATACAAGATTTGTACAGAGAAGATAAAGATCCTCAAAAAGGGTTGGTGCGTGCAGGAATGATCAG GGAGCTGTTCATTGCTTTTAGAAGGTCAACAAATCTGAAACCGCACAGAATAATATTTTACAG AGATGGTGTAAGTGAAGGACAGTTCTcacaagttttattttatgaggTGGATGCAATTAGGAAG GCATGTGCCTCCCTTGAAGAGGGTTACCAGCCTCCGATTACCTTTGTTGTGGTGCAAAAGAGACATCATACCCGTCTTTTCCCTATCAGCGGTGCGGATACTGATCGGAGTGGAAACATCCTTCCAG GTACTGTTGTTGACACCAATATTTGCCATCCAACTGAATTTGATTTCTATTTAAACAGCCATGCCGGCATTCAG GGGACGAGTAGGCCAACACATTATCACGTTTTGTATGATGAAAACAAATTCACTGCCGATGCAATGCAGATGCTTACTAATAATCTTTGCTACAC GTATGCAAGGTGCACTCGGTCGGTTTCCATTG TTCCACCAGCATACTATGCACATCTTGCAGCCTTTCGTGCCCGTTATTACATAGAGGGTGATTCATCTGACAGCGGTTCCACAAGTTCAGGTGGTGGGAATGTAGATATTCAACGGCTGCCgagcataaaagaaaatgtgaaggATGTGATGTTTTATTGTTGA
- the LOC116406019 gene encoding lysosomal Pro-X carboxypeptidase-like gives MWGKNNMDCIVSQSIFLPLLLLLFISSCARGHIPVLGVQRRAFQSTPQQSDGLATFYYKQPLDHFNYQPQSSVTFDQRYIIDFKYWEGINPKTPIFAYLGAESDIDNDVPYVGFPLRFASQYKAMSVYLEHRFYGKSIPFGSLEKAMKNGSIRGYFNSAQALADYAELLLHIKKMFAYDTSPIIVMGASYGGMLASWFRLKYPHIALGALASSAPILYFDNITPQDGYYSIVSKSFKETSKTCHDTIRRSWGEIDRIAGKTQGGLSILSKQFKTCGKLKTSSEIKNLMDNVFTMAAQYNDPYENPVRGICVAIDEEAKKKSNVIKQVVAGVIAYLGERPCYDVYEFGYPNDPLNQYGWQVCSEMVMPIGSSGRDKNSMFPPSPFRFNDFKTMCKDLYGVTPRPHWITTFYGGQDIKLVLHRFGSNIIFSNGLKDPYSSGGVLHNISQTIVAITTPKGSHCLDIASEREDDPDWLITQRKSEMDIVDGWISKYQADLLLFNQSVGATH, from the exons ATGTGGGGGAAGAATAACATGGACTGTATTGTGAGCCAATCCATATTTCTTCCACTACTGCtgcttctttttatttcttcatgtGCTCGTGGCCACATCCCAGTACTTGGAGTGCAAAGAAGGGCATTCCAAAGTACACCCCAACAATCAGATGGACTTGCGACTTTCTATTACAAACAACCCCTTGATCATTTCAATTATCAACCTCAAAGTTCCGTTACATTCGATCAAAGATATATCATTGATTTTAAGTATTGGGAAGGTATCAATCCCAAAACTCCTATCTTTGCTTACCTCGGTGCCGAAAGTGACATTGACAATGACGTACCCTACGTCGGCTTTCCTCTTCGTTTCGCCTCTCAATACAAGGCTATGTCAGTATATTTAGAG CATAGATTTTATGGAAAATCAATACCATTTGGTTCACTAGAGAAGgctatgaaaaatggaagcaTTAGAGGGTATTTTAATTCAGCTCAAGCCTTAGCAGATTATGCTGAATTGCTCTTGCACATCAAGAAAATGTTTGCATATGATACTTCTCCAATTATAGTTATGGGAGCCTCGTATGGTGGAA TGCTAGCTTCATGGTTTAGGCTAAAGTATCCTCACATCGCTCTTGGAGCCCTGGCTTCTTCAGCTCCAATTCTTTACTTTGACAACATTACACCACAAGACGGATATTACTCCATCGTCTCCAAATCTTTCAAA gAAACGAGCAAAACGTGTCATGACACCATACGTAGATCATGGGGTGAAATCGACCGAATTGCCGGGAAGACTCAGGGAGGGCTTTCGATTTTGAGCAAGCAATTCAAAACTTGTGGGAAATTGAAGACGAGTTCGGAGATTAAGAACTTAATGGACAATGTGTTCACAATGGCAGCTCAATACAACGATCCTTACGAGAATCCAGTGAGAGGCATATGTGTAGCCATTGATGaagaagcaaagaaaaaaagtaatgtGATCAAGCAAGTGGTTGCTGGGGTTATTGCTTATTTAGGGGAAAGGCCTTGTTATGATGTCTATGAATTTGGCTATCCTAATGATCCCCTTAACCAATATGGTTGGCAG GTTTGTAGCGAGATGGTAATGCCCATTGGCAGTAGTGGTAGGGACAAAAACTCAATGTTCCCACCTTCACCCTTCCGGTTCAACGACTTCAAAACTATGTGCAAGGATTTGTATGGTGTCACACCAAGGCCTCATTGGATCACCACTTTCTATGGAGGCCAA gaCATAAAATTAGTGCTGCATCGATTTGGAAGTAACATCATTTTCTCTAATGGATTGAAAGATCCTTACAGTAGTGGCGG TGTATTGCATAATATATCTCAGACCATCGTTGCTATTACCACTCCCAAAG GCTCTCATTGCTTAGACATAGCATCAGAAAGGGAGGATGATCCTGATTGGTTGATAACGCAAAGGAAGAGTGAAATGGATATAGTTGATGGTTGGATTTCTAAGTATCAAGCTGATCTTTTGCTATTCAACCAAAGTGTTGGTGCTACCCACTAA